The Lactuca sativa cultivar Salinas chromosome 2, Lsat_Salinas_v11, whole genome shotgun sequence genome includes the window TTCGTTTTCTCCACCTAAAAGAAATGTCCCCACCCTCATAAGTCGTCTCTCTCATGTCAAGAACATCACCGGAAACCACCACTGGGAAAAGAAAAGAAGATCTGAAGAAAGTTCCCCTTGGAAGCAGTCACCATCGTCCTTCTCTCTACCCCCATCCACTGTCTCCCCCTTTCTCTCTTCTCTCATCTATGTGAACCCGTTAGAAACCGCCACCATCTCTGCAAGAAACCACCACCATATACTCTGGAAACCGCCGCCATAGATCTGGATTGCATTAAGAACCGTAACATCAAGATTTTCCAACAAACTCATTTCAGAAATCATTTTTGAAGCTTCTCAACACTCTTGACTTCCAGATTTAGATTCAAGATTTCTAGATTTGAAGTTTCATTCCCCAACTTCTTTGATTTCCCTTCATCCCCAACTTCTTTTACAGATTTGGTGTTAGTTATGGTTTCGGATTTTGGGTTGTTTTGGTTTCAGATTTCAAAAAATCGGTGTTGATTTCATTTGGGTTTGAGTTTTAAATTCTGGTTACGTTTCAAAATATGGTTCTAGAATCAGATTTGGGGGTTGCAAAAGTTGTCGGTGGTGACTGCAGGAGGGTCCGGTGGTGGTTTCAGGAGGTACCTGTTTGATTTTGCAATTTTGTACTTCTCGATTTCTTTAAGAACCTTTTGATGTGTtgtattttgatttttggattgtGTGAAAAAACTATTGATTTTAGTTTGGGTTTGGATACAAGTTTCAAGATAGTGAAGATGGAGTAAACAAGAAGGTGGGTGGGTGGCGGTGGTGGAAGAGGAAGGAGACCGGAATGGTGGATTATttctttaattatttttaataaattgtaAAACAAATGATAAGTAAAAAAATAAATgagaaagggtaaaatagtcattttatatTCGTCAAGGACTATCCGAGTGAGAAAAAAAATATTACAGGGACGGTccaagttaatttttaaaaatagggactaaacacgtAATTTGACACTTGGAGGAGGGACgcatcgtgtaatttactcttggaTAAATTATAAATATGAGATTTGAATAAAAACAAGTTATGCTGCAATATTTCATTATGCATTTATGGGTTTAATGTATTTGTATGGTATTAAAATGGGACATTATCAAGATTTTTCCGTCCTGGGCATGAAAAACATTTGGACCGTCCCTGAGTTTGTGGTTGAAATTGTTGAAAATCTTGAATTGGGGTTGAATTGTTGTAGTATTTGTTGTTGGTAATAGTTTGGTTGATATTGAATGTTGGTAAATAGATGTTGTTGTTGGATTGAGGATGTTATCATTTGCATGTAGTTAAAATGTTGATACAAATCATTTGGAGTGTTTTGGGGTTGTTGAGATGTTTGAAATGGATGATGTATTTTGATTTGGATCGATAATTTCAAGAAGAGATGAGAAACTGAAAGAGATTTGAGGTGTGAAATTGTTATACAATTGTTGGTATTTAGAATTTAAgtgtttattttaaatttgaaaagtaaattTTTATACATAAAATGCATTCAACGGATGTTAGGGGTGGTTTTAGTAGGTGTCCCGGTGTAGCACTAGCAGCACTTACTTTTTCTGTCTGCGGTggaaaaaatttcgatttttttacctattttttcttcttcagcaacaTCTATTTCAACCTCCGTAACACCTACTATCTATTCTTGCGTCCACCCCTGACGGATGCATTTTTTTACCATGTGGGAAGATTTCGATTGGCTGTGACAATCCGTGACTATAGTCGATCCACATAACACTTACACCACTATGGGACAGTGTTTACACATGAACATCCCTGCCACATCGGCCATTACACGCCAAAATGTGTACCATACCCGATGGCCTAACAAAGCCTAGAATCAAGGGATACTGTCACCACTGATATCGTAACACCTATGCATGCAATTACCCTTCTTTTTGTTGACAATTTAACTTTGGGTTCCTAGGAAATGTTTATGACATGGATTCCATCGATTATGCCTAAGTGACATGACTGGGACCCAATGCAAAAGAATAAAGTCTAGGGAATAGGGAAATCCCTTTTTGGTGTTTTCTACATAATTCTATATATTTCTAAAGAAACAACCAAGTTGTAAGCTATGCTTTATGATTTGCAATTTCATGAGTACGTATAGACCATACCCTATTCAACAAACATCTGTCTGGTGGAGTACTTATTAATCTACCACGTAGTTTAGCTGTTTAGGTGTATCCCAAGCCTCTTTCCCTTTGACGTCAAACACACtcatatactctctctctctctctctctctctctctctctctctctctctctctccgacaGACGTTGAAGAGAAGATCAGGATATCGATCGATGGAAGTGGTGGGAAAGATTGGTAGAGGTTTAATGGTGCCAATGTTGGCAGCCAATTTTGTAGTCTACATAATCGTCATCGGCCTTGCCGCATGGTCTCTCGACAAGTACATCGACGGCCAACAGAATCATCCTCGTAAGTTAATTTGTATCCTTAATTACATAAATTTGTTGTGTATGAACTACTATCATTTACTTGTAGACTATATATGTTTCAAGTTATAACCCTAGCGATGGATAATTTAATTGTTTAAGATGATCACATATATACtctgtttttctttttctttactcATAAAACTTCTCAATTTTTGTTCCCAATAGGTATATAAAGTATTATATCATGATGATTAATGTGATGTAGACTTAGGAGGGAACACATCGACAACATACATGTTAGAGTTTGGATTGCTTGGAGGTGCAACAGGAATGTGCTCGGTGGTTATCGGGTTCATGCATCACCGAGCATGGCGTAGTGCCAGTTTAGCAAGTGCTTCATCTTCCGCATTTTTAGCTTGGGCTATTACTTCCATTGCTTTCGGGTACTTGAAATAAAACAATCATATTTACATGAAACAGAAGTACTCTCAATTTTCTTGTTCTATAGACTATAAaagttggttttttttttttttttttttttttttttaaagggaaaatgacttaaaagcccaATGAAgtttccaaactgttcaaaaaactccaatcatgttttgtctgCCAAAAAAACCCAAtaacttaacattttgtctaaaaagcccAACTAAGTTACGTTTTCCTGAAAATCAAATAAGAGAAATAGATGACGTGACTTATTACCGTATCGGGAAAATAAGAGAAATAGATGACGTGACTTATTACCGTATCGGGAAAATGACTTGTTAGACCAACAAACTTTCCAAAACGTTTAAAAAACTCTGATCATATTTTGACTGTTTAAAAAAAACCCAATgaacttaaacaaaacaaaattgagattttttgaacggtttggaactttgttagactttttagacaaaaagttaagttcgttaggtttttttgaacaaacaaaacatgattgagattttttgaatggtttggaaactttgttggacttttaagtcattttccctttttttttttaattgtttcatAAATGTACTAACATGGGTTTTTTGGAACATAGTTTTGCTTGGAAGGAGATCAAAATTGGAGGACGAAGAGGGAAACGCTTGGTAAGtaatactacaactttctttcTTCATACAATTCAATGTCTAAATTAATAACatctttcttttctttatatATGCGACAATTAATTTCAAAATGCAGCAAACACTGGAATTGTTCATCACCATATCCACATTCAGTCA containing:
- the LOC111908246 gene encoding membrane protein PM19L — translated: MEVVGKIGRGLMVPMLAANFVVYIIVIGLAAWSLDKYIDGQQNHPHLGGNTSTTYMLEFGLLGGATGMCSVVIGFMHHRAWRSASLASASSSAFLAWAITSIAFGFAWKEIKIGGRRGKRLQTLELFITISTFSQMLYLMLLHAGLFNRRYGPDYLSHRDDTIIHRAPTQSHPSTSTLD